The Micromonospora violae DNA segment GCTCCGCCTGGTCCGGGTCGTCGATCAGGAAGAAGCCGGCGAGCCCGCGGAACACATGCTCGGCCTCCATGTGGTGGGCGTGGTCGTGGTACCAGAGCGTGGCCGCCCGCTGCTTGTTGGGGTAGCTGTAGATCCGGCTCTTGCCCGGCTCCAGCACATCGGTGGGGAATCCGTCGCTGCTCGACGGTGTGTGACCGCCGTGCACGTGGACCGCGGTCGGCATGTCGAGGTGGTTGGTGTGGGCGATGACCGCGAGCCGGCCGGTCCTGACCCGGAACGTCGGGCCGGGAAACAGCCCGTTGTAGGTCAACACGTCGGTGCGCGTCCCGGGCAGGATCTCCGCTTGAGCCTTACGTGTGGAAAGGAGGTAGAAGTCGGTGTTCGCTACCGAGGCGATCGGTTGCTGCACGGGCGGTATCGGCATCCGGACACTGAACGGGGCGGCGGCGGCCGCGACGTGGGCTGTCGCCCCGTGGCCGGTGTGGGTGCCGTGGGCTGGCGTCGCGGGTGGGGTGGACCCGTGGGCCGCTGCCGCGGCAGTGGTCGTGACCAGCGCGGCCGCCCCCGCGGTGGCCCCGGCCTTCATGACGTTGCGTCTGCTCACCATTTGGTCGCTCCACTCCTGGTGGTCGAGGTTTCGGTGAACTGTCGCGGAGATCGCTCGACGCGCCGTCGAAAGCTGATAGCGGCAAAGTCTGGATTTCACCTTAAGTTTTGGTGCGACTACCAAAAGCTAAGCTTCGATGCTTCCAACGGCGCGCGGTGAGACCGTAGACTCGTGCGAGTAATCGGCTGTGACAACTCGTAGAAGGCCGATCCGATCTGAGTGCTTTGTCGTCCACGCAACGGGGGGGTCGACGACACGGTGGGCAGCCGGCGCTGGGGGGAGCGTTCGTGCCCGCACCTGGGGAGCAACAAGGCACACACCGGGGGATCCGCAATGGTTGTTGGAAACGATGCGCTGCGGAGGACCGCTGCCGAGGTTCTCGAACGCAGGCGTCAACCGATTCTTGCCGCCTACCGTCAGCGTCTCGCCGCCGCGAGTGACGACCTCGCCGCGGCCGCTGACCTGATCGACAGCTACACAACGCAGGCCGACGTCCTGGTCCGGGAGGCGTTGGCCGAGCTTCGTGGCGCGCCGACCGATCCACTGTCGACACCGCCGCCGACGGTCTGCGCCGACGCCGTCGAACTGCACCCTCGCGAGTGCTTCCGCGCGGTCATCGCGCTGGCCGACATCGTGCTGGCAGACGCACTGGAGCAGATGTGCGGTCAGCCCAACCAGAGCGCGGTGCTGGCGCTGGTCGCCGACGCGCTCACCCGCACGACCCTGACCCGGCTGCTCGACTCGAGCTCGCGCTACGCCGCCGGCCTGATGAACGAGGTCCACCAGGCGCAGATCGCGGAACGCTCACTGATCGCGCGCGAGCTGCACGACCGGCTGGGTCACAGCCTCAGCGCGGCGTACCGCAACCTGGAGGCCCACGAGCTCGCCCAGGAACGGCGCAACGAGGACGTCGACCGCCGGGTGGTGATCGCCCGTGAGTCACTCCACGACGCGGTCGGCTACCTGCGTGTGCTCATCGCCGACCTGCGGCTCTCTCAGCCGCTCGGGTCACTCGACGAGGCGCTGGCCAACTTCCTGTCGACCGTCGAGACGGGCGGGACACGTCTGCACACCGAGATCAACGGCGACGAGTCGTGGGTGCCGCCCGAGGTGCTCGACGAGGTGTTCCTGGTCGTCCGTGAAGCACTGCGTAACGCGGTCGCGCACGCCGACGCGCGAGTGATCCGCGCGGTCGTCGACATCACACCGCACGAGCTGCGGGCGACAGTCGCCGACGACGGGGTGGGTTTCGACCCCGCGACGGCGCGCGACG contains these protein-coding regions:
- a CDS encoding sensor histidine kinase, with amino-acid sequence MVVGNDALRRTAAEVLERRRQPILAAYRQRLAAASDDLAAAADLIDSYTTQADVLVREALAELRGAPTDPLSTPPPTVCADAVELHPRECFRAVIALADIVLADALEQMCGQPNQSAVLALVADALTRTTLTRLLDSSSRYAAGLMNEVHQAQIAERSLIARELHDRLGHSLSAAYRNLEAHELAQERRNEDVDRRVVIARESLHDAVGYLRVLIADLRLSQPLGSLDEALANFLSTVETGGTRLHTEINGDESWVPPEVLDEVFLVVREALRNAVAHADARVIRAVVDITPHELRATVADDGVGFDPATARDGSGMRAMAERAAAVGGRLAVRAAGRQGVSVELVVPLLAVGAGVGR